One window of the Hyalangium minutum genome contains the following:
- the metH gene encoding methionine synthase, translating to MSHLPAPLPPPPGENGRRVEALRMAMRERILVLDGAMGTLIQAQNLKAADFGGAEYEGCNEHLALTRPDVIEKIHADYFAAGADVTETDSFGGTPVVLAEFGLGHKAVEINAAASRVARNAAEAAEAKDGRMRWVAGSIGPTTKAISVTGGITFEELVDNFAVQAEGLAIGGSDYLLVETCQDTRNVKAALLGCQRAFRKLGYALPVAVSGTIEPMGTMLAGQSVESLAASLEHVELLYLGLNCATGPEFMTDHIRSLSSMSSFPVSCVPNAGLPDENGHYLETPEMLARSLRRFCEHGWLNVVGGCCGTQMHHIRAIADAVKGLKPRREAPRPRSTLSGVDYLEVKEDERPVIVGERTNVIGSKKFKELIVAGQVEDASEIARAQVKRGAQVIDICLANPDRDELEDMRRFLEVVVKKVRVPLMIDSTDEEVIAMALTYSQGKAIINSVNLEDGEERFEKVVPLARQFGAALVVGCIDEKGMAVSRQRKLEVAERSFELLTKKYGMKAEDLYFDPLVFPCASGDAQYTGSGVETIEGVRLIKQRFPQCKTVLGISNVSFGLPTAGREVLNSVFLYHCVQAGLDMALVNSEKLERYPSLPAEERKLSEDLLYNQGPDPVTPFAAHFRERKPQKAATSSLPLEERLQRYIIEGTRDGLFADLDLALEKYAPLEIINGPLMKGMDEVGRLFGANELIVAEVLQSAESMKAAVTHLEPRMSKAQAASRGKIVLATVKGDVHDIGKNLVEIILANNGFHVVNLGIKVPPEQLVLAVKEHKPDMLGLSGLLVKSAHQMVATAEDLKRAGVEVPILVGGAALSRNFVDRQIAPAYQGTVAYAQDAMSGLELAKQIVDPAGHAKLKEDLTVRRQKLAQEVKERPKAPVAVVPSRRSKEVDILASVPPVPDYERHVLTNTPLDHIWKFINPVMLYGRHLGLRTASRALGTPAEAELAKTEEGRKALALKEAVEEIKSFLRDGVMKARSVFQFFKAGSDGNRVLLFDGRTGEQKAAFDFPRQEKEDGLCLADYVLPLEGGEPRDNLAMFVTTAGAGIRELAEGFKVKGEFLKMHAVQALALETAEGYAELIHTQIRSMWGFPDKPDMTMLERFRAEYEGKRYSFGYPACPRLEDQALLFAALRPEEIGVQLTDGCMMEPEASVSALVFHHPQAHYFSVT from the coding sequence ATGAGCCACCTGCCAGCCCCCCTGCCTCCGCCCCCGGGTGAAAACGGCCGCCGCGTCGAGGCCCTCCGCATGGCCATGCGCGAGCGCATCCTGGTGCTCGATGGCGCCATGGGCACGCTCATCCAGGCCCAGAACCTCAAGGCCGCGGACTTCGGCGGCGCCGAGTACGAGGGCTGCAACGAGCACCTCGCCCTCACCCGGCCGGACGTCATCGAGAAGATCCACGCGGACTACTTCGCCGCGGGCGCGGACGTGACGGAGACGGACTCCTTCGGCGGCACGCCGGTGGTGCTCGCCGAGTTCGGCCTGGGGCACAAGGCGGTGGAGATCAACGCCGCCGCCTCTCGCGTGGCGCGCAACGCCGCCGAGGCCGCCGAGGCGAAGGATGGGCGGATGCGCTGGGTGGCGGGCTCCATCGGTCCCACCACGAAGGCCATCTCGGTGACGGGCGGCATCACCTTCGAGGAGCTGGTGGACAACTTCGCCGTGCAGGCCGAGGGCTTGGCCATCGGCGGCTCGGACTACCTGCTGGTGGAGACGTGCCAGGACACGCGCAACGTGAAGGCAGCGCTGCTCGGCTGCCAGCGCGCGTTCCGCAAGCTGGGGTATGCGCTGCCGGTGGCGGTGTCTGGCACCATCGAGCCCATGGGCACCATGCTGGCGGGCCAGTCCGTGGAGAGCCTCGCCGCGTCGCTGGAGCACGTGGAGCTGCTCTACCTGGGCCTCAACTGCGCCACCGGCCCCGAGTTCATGACGGACCACATCCGCTCGTTGTCCAGCATGAGCTCCTTCCCGGTGTCTTGCGTGCCCAACGCGGGCCTGCCGGACGAGAACGGGCACTACCTGGAGACGCCGGAGATGCTGGCCCGCTCGCTGCGGCGCTTCTGTGAGCACGGCTGGCTCAACGTGGTGGGCGGCTGTTGCGGCACGCAGATGCACCACATCCGCGCCATCGCCGACGCGGTGAAGGGCCTCAAGCCGCGCCGCGAGGCCCCGCGCCCGCGCTCCACGCTGTCCGGCGTGGACTACCTGGAGGTGAAGGAGGACGAGCGTCCCGTCATCGTCGGCGAGCGCACCAACGTCATCGGCAGCAAGAAGTTCAAGGAGCTCATCGTCGCGGGCCAGGTCGAGGACGCCTCGGAGATCGCCCGCGCCCAGGTGAAGCGCGGCGCCCAGGTCATCGACATCTGCCTCGCGAACCCCGACCGGGACGAGCTGGAAGACATGCGCCGCTTCTTGGAGGTCGTCGTCAAGAAGGTGCGCGTGCCCTTGATGATCGACTCCACGGACGAGGAAGTCATCGCCATGGCGCTCACGTACAGCCAGGGCAAGGCCATCATCAACTCGGTCAACCTGGAGGACGGCGAGGAGCGCTTCGAGAAGGTGGTGCCGCTGGCCCGCCAGTTCGGCGCCGCGCTGGTGGTGGGCTGCATCGACGAGAAGGGCATGGCCGTCTCGCGGCAGCGCAAGCTGGAGGTCGCCGAGCGCTCCTTCGAGCTGCTCACGAAGAAGTACGGGATGAAGGCAGAGGATCTGTACTTCGATCCGCTGGTGTTCCCGTGCGCCTCGGGCGACGCGCAGTACACGGGCAGCGGCGTGGAGACCATCGAGGGCGTGCGCCTCATCAAGCAGCGCTTCCCCCAGTGCAAGACGGTGCTCGGCATCTCCAACGTGTCCTTCGGCCTGCCCACCGCGGGCCGCGAGGTCCTCAACTCCGTGTTCCTGTACCACTGCGTGCAGGCAGGCCTGGACATGGCGCTCGTCAACTCGGAGAAGCTGGAGCGCTACCCGTCGCTGCCCGCCGAGGAGCGCAAGCTCTCCGAAGACTTGCTCTACAACCAGGGCCCGGATCCGGTGACGCCCTTCGCCGCCCACTTCCGCGAGCGCAAGCCGCAGAAGGCCGCCACGTCCTCGCTGCCCCTGGAGGAGCGGCTGCAGCGCTACATCATCGAGGGCACCCGTGATGGCCTCTTCGCGGACCTGGATCTGGCGCTGGAGAAGTACGCGCCGCTGGAGATCATCAACGGCCCGCTGATGAAGGGCATGGACGAGGTGGGCCGGCTCTTCGGCGCCAACGAGCTCATCGTCGCCGAGGTGCTCCAGAGCGCCGAGTCCATGAAGGCCGCGGTGACGCACCTGGAGCCGAGGATGAGCAAGGCCCAGGCGGCCTCGCGCGGCAAGATCGTCCTCGCCACGGTGAAGGGCGATGTGCACGACATCGGCAAGAACCTGGTGGAGATCATCCTCGCCAACAACGGCTTCCACGTGGTGAACCTGGGCATCAAGGTGCCGCCCGAGCAGCTCGTGCTGGCCGTCAAGGAGCACAAGCCGGACATGCTCGGCCTGTCCGGCCTGCTGGTGAAGAGCGCGCACCAGATGGTGGCCACCGCGGAGGACCTGAAGCGCGCCGGTGTGGAGGTGCCCATCCTCGTGGGCGGCGCGGCGCTCAGCCGCAACTTCGTGGACCGGCAGATTGCCCCCGCGTACCAGGGCACCGTGGCCTACGCGCAGGACGCCATGAGCGGCCTGGAGCTGGCCAAGCAGATCGTCGACCCGGCCGGCCACGCGAAGCTCAAGGAGGACCTGACCGTCCGGCGCCAGAAGCTGGCCCAGGAGGTGAAGGAGCGCCCCAAGGCGCCCGTGGCCGTGGTGCCCTCCAGGCGCAGCAAGGAGGTGGACATCCTGGCGAGCGTGCCGCCCGTGCCGGACTACGAGCGCCACGTGCTGACCAACACGCCGCTGGACCACATCTGGAAGTTCATCAACCCCGTCATGCTCTACGGGCGCCACCTGGGCCTTCGCACGGCCTCGCGCGCGCTGGGCACTCCGGCCGAGGCCGAGCTGGCCAAGACGGAGGAGGGGCGCAAGGCGCTGGCGCTCAAGGAGGCCGTGGAGGAGATCAAGTCCTTCCTGCGCGACGGCGTCATGAAGGCGCGCTCCGTCTTCCAGTTCTTCAAGGCGGGCAGCGACGGCAACCGCGTGCTGCTCTTCGACGGGCGCACCGGCGAGCAGAAGGCCGCCTTCGACTTCCCGCGCCAGGAGAAGGAGGACGGGCTGTGCCTGGCGGACTACGTGCTGCCTCTGGAGGGCGGTGAGCCTCGGGACAACCTGGCCATGTTCGTCACCACCGCGGGCGCGGGCATCCGCGAGCTTGCCGAGGGGTTCAAGGTCAAGGGCGAGTTCCTCAAGATGCACGCCGTGCAGGCGCTGGCGCTGGAGACCGCCGAGGGCTACGCGGAGCTCATCCACACGCAGATCCGCAGCATGTGGGGCTTCCCGGACAAGCCGGACATGACGATGCTGGAGCGCTTCCGCGCGGAATACGAGGGCAAGCGCTACTCCTTTGGTTACCCCGCGTGCCCGCGGCTGGAGGACCAGGCGCTGCTGTTTGCCGCGCTGCGTCCAGAGGAGATCGGCGTCCAGCTGACGGACGGCTGCATGATGGAGCCCGAGGCGTCCGTCTCCGCACTCGTCTTCCATCATCCTCAGGCGCACTATTTCTCGGTGACGTAG
- a CDS encoding DUF2934 domain-containing protein, translating to MARNTAKNPTTNEKETAKVATTPPAKAATNTAAPARTGPTHEQIARRAYEIFLARGGQPGNPEQDWSQAERELQLGRQ from the coding sequence ATGGCCCGCAACACCGCCAAGAACCCGACGACGAACGAGAAAGAGACCGCGAAGGTTGCCACCACCCCGCCGGCCAAGGCGGCGACGAACACGGCCGCGCCCGCGCGCACGGGCCCGACCCACGAGCAGATCGCCCGCCGCGCCTATGAGATCTTCCTGGCCCGCGGTGGCCAGCCCGGCAACCCCGAGCAGGACTGGAGCCAGGCCGAGCGCGAGCTGCAGCTCGGACGCCAGTAG
- the mutY gene encoding A/G-specific adenine glycosylase gives MRKRTAAAPVPELPEARRLASIRAPLLAWYDRERRDLPWRRTKDPYAIWLSEVMLQQTQVATVIPYWERFLARFPTVEALAAAPLDDVLAGWRGLGYYSRARNLHRAAQEVVARFGGKLPSSAEALLTLPGFGRYTAGAVASIAFGEEAPLVDGNVARVLSRLFEVEGPPGDRAREAHLWGLARALVKGERPGDLNQALMEHGATVCRPESPLCLLCPVRAACLAFQHGRVNELPPAKVRAAPKRLTLALAVWPHENTLLFARRADKGLFGGLWELPAAEIDPDAEDAAAATKLSESLGVSVTAKTALGTVQRQLTHRALTLRLLRVSGRQLPSRAPAFHELRWCTPAQAEGLGMSTAMQRALEAALRAGVLGG, from the coding sequence ATGAGGAAGCGCACCGCCGCCGCCCCCGTCCCGGAACTGCCCGAGGCCCGGAGGCTCGCGTCCATCCGCGCGCCGCTGCTCGCCTGGTACGACCGGGAGCGGCGGGATCTGCCCTGGCGCCGCACGAAGGACCCGTACGCCATCTGGCTGAGCGAGGTGATGCTCCAGCAGACCCAGGTGGCCACCGTCATTCCCTACTGGGAGCGGTTCCTCGCGCGCTTCCCCACGGTGGAGGCGCTGGCCGCGGCCCCGCTGGATGACGTGCTCGCCGGGTGGCGAGGGCTCGGGTACTACTCGCGCGCGCGAAACCTGCACCGGGCCGCGCAGGAAGTCGTGGCGCGCTTCGGAGGCAAGCTCCCCTCCTCCGCCGAGGCACTGCTCACCCTGCCCGGCTTCGGCCGCTACACGGCGGGCGCCGTGGCCTCCATCGCCTTCGGAGAGGAAGCACCGCTGGTGGATGGGAACGTAGCGCGCGTCCTCTCTCGCCTCTTCGAGGTGGAGGGCCCTCCCGGAGACCGCGCCCGCGAGGCCCACCTGTGGGGGCTGGCCCGGGCGCTCGTGAAGGGCGAGCGGCCGGGAGATCTCAACCAGGCCCTGATGGAGCACGGCGCCACCGTGTGCCGACCTGAGAGCCCGCTGTGCCTGCTGTGCCCCGTACGAGCCGCTTGCCTCGCCTTCCAGCACGGCCGCGTGAACGAGCTGCCTCCCGCCAAGGTGCGCGCCGCGCCCAAGCGCCTGACGCTCGCGCTGGCGGTGTGGCCCCACGAGAACACGCTGCTCTTCGCGCGCCGGGCCGACAAGGGGCTCTTCGGAGGCCTCTGGGAGCTCCCTGCTGCGGAGATCGACCCGGACGCGGAGGACGCCGCAGCGGCCACGAAGCTCTCGGAGTCCCTCGGAGTCTCGGTCACCGCCAAGACCGCACTGGGCACGGTGCAGCGCCAGCTCACTCACCGGGCACTCACCCTGAGGCTGCTGCGCGTCTCTGGCCGCCAGCTTCCCTCCCGTGCGCCCGCCTTTCACGAGCTACGCTGGTGCACACCCGCGCAGGCCGAGGGGCTCGGCATGAGCACCGCCATGCAGCGCGCGCTCGAGGCCGCGCTGAGGGCTGGAGTGCTGGGCGGCTGA
- a CDS encoding SDR family oxidoreductase — MSDGAFRGRVVLITGASSGIGRAAALAYAAQGAHVVLAARREELLKELARELEGRGAQALAVRCDITQAADVERLAREAEAHFGAVDVLINNAGIGLFGPVEALSEEQLRQVFELNFFALVRVTQAVLPLLRKRPGGQIVNVSSVLGHRGLPLLGGYCAAKAAVNALTESLRAELAAEGLSVLLVSPGFTETEFRQTRLHAQGWQQNAPPLKQMSAEEVAAAMVKASRRHRRDTVLTLPGRLMVLANRLVPGLFDVAARRMLHRMAKRPEP; from the coding sequence ATGTCTGACGGAGCCTTTCGGGGACGGGTTGTCCTCATCACCGGAGCATCGAGCGGCATCGGCCGGGCCGCAGCCCTCGCGTACGCGGCCCAGGGGGCCCACGTGGTCCTCGCCGCCCGGCGCGAGGAGCTGCTGAAGGAGCTGGCACGCGAGCTGGAGGGGCGAGGAGCCCAGGCGCTCGCCGTGCGCTGTGACATCACCCAAGCGGCGGACGTGGAGCGGCTGGCGCGTGAGGCCGAGGCGCACTTCGGCGCGGTGGATGTCCTCATCAACAATGCGGGCATTGGACTGTTCGGCCCGGTGGAGGCGCTCTCCGAGGAGCAGCTGCGCCAGGTGTTCGAGCTGAACTTCTTCGCCCTGGTGCGCGTCACGCAGGCCGTGCTGCCGCTGCTGCGCAAGCGCCCGGGGGGGCAGATCGTCAACGTCAGCTCGGTGCTGGGCCACCGCGGGCTGCCGCTGCTGGGGGGCTACTGCGCGGCCAAGGCGGCGGTGAACGCGCTCACCGAGTCCCTGCGCGCGGAGCTGGCCGCCGAGGGCCTCTCCGTGCTGCTCGTGTCTCCGGGCTTCACGGAGACGGAGTTCCGGCAGACGCGGCTGCACGCCCAGGGCTGGCAGCAGAACGCGCCCCCGCTGAAGCAGATGAGCGCGGAAGAGGTGGCTGCAGCCATGGTGAAGGCCAGCCGCCGCCACCGCCGGGACACCGTGCTCACCTTGCCGGGGCGGCTGATGGTGCTGGCCAACCGCCTCGTGCCGGGCCTCTTCGATGTCGCCGCCCGGCGCATGCTCCACCGCATGGCGAAGCGGCCCGAGCCATGA
- a CDS encoding sensor histidine kinase yields MEVDVLETHMDEAKSPGGPPLPPHISESLGPELEAAEARLRFVVGLTDSIIFEIDAEGRYVAIVARSDELLAVPREKALGRTLHEVLGPQAAKPFMERILRVLQTGKTERFEYSLQLPAGLCWFSADMVRVAHRQTVVVLVRDITQRKLLEQRLIQADRLAAMGTLAAGVAHEVNNPLSYICSNLNFISEGVEALRYLLKAPPDEATPAHLLATLDECLEALAESQQGARRILHLAGNLKTFARGNDEPQELVDVQRSLKATLALCQQELRGRARLVQQLGAVPPVMGNATLLEQVFLNLLLNAFQAIPEGAPGQHEVGVRLFVEQDHVVVEIRDTGAGMPEAMIQRIFDPFFSTKPVGAGTGLGLSISHGIITRMGGDISVESALGRGTCFRVRLPTPPDATGSRPSSPSGQAHST; encoded by the coding sequence ATGGAGGTGGACGTTCTCGAGACGCATATGGACGAGGCCAAGAGCCCAGGGGGGCCCCCTCTCCCCCCGCACATCTCCGAGTCGCTGGGCCCTGAGCTGGAAGCCGCCGAGGCCCGCCTGCGCTTCGTCGTCGGACTGACGGACAGCATCATCTTCGAGATCGACGCGGAGGGGCGCTACGTGGCCATCGTGGCCCGCTCGGACGAGCTGTTGGCGGTGCCTCGGGAGAAAGCGCTGGGGCGCACCCTCCATGAAGTCCTCGGTCCCCAGGCCGCCAAGCCGTTCATGGAGCGGATCCTGCGGGTCCTGCAGACGGGAAAAACGGAGCGCTTCGAGTACAGCCTGCAGCTCCCCGCAGGGCTGTGCTGGTTCAGCGCGGACATGGTGCGGGTGGCCCACCGGCAGACGGTGGTCGTCCTGGTCCGGGACATCACCCAGCGCAAGCTCCTGGAGCAACGGCTCATTCAGGCGGATCGGCTGGCGGCCATGGGGACACTGGCGGCCGGCGTGGCCCACGAGGTGAACAACCCCCTGAGCTACATCTGCTCCAACCTCAACTTCATCTCGGAGGGCGTGGAGGCGCTGCGCTACCTGCTGAAGGCCCCTCCTGACGAGGCGACGCCCGCTCACTTACTGGCGACCCTGGATGAGTGTCTGGAGGCGCTCGCCGAGTCCCAGCAGGGCGCGCGACGCATCTTACACCTCGCGGGCAACTTGAAGACGTTCGCGCGAGGGAACGACGAGCCCCAGGAACTGGTGGACGTTCAGCGCTCCCTGAAGGCGACGCTGGCCCTGTGCCAGCAAGAGCTGAGAGGCCGGGCCCGCCTGGTCCAGCAGCTCGGAGCGGTCCCCCCCGTGATGGGCAACGCCACGCTCCTGGAGCAGGTGTTCCTCAACCTGTTGCTCAACGCGTTCCAGGCCATCCCCGAGGGAGCGCCCGGGCAGCACGAGGTGGGCGTCCGTCTCTTCGTGGAGCAGGACCACGTCGTGGTGGAGATCCGCGACACCGGTGCTGGCATGCCCGAGGCGATGATCCAGCGCATCTTCGATCCCTTCTTCTCCACCAAGCCGGTGGGAGCGGGAACGGGGCTGGGGCTGTCCATCAGCCACGGCATCATCACCCGCATGGGCGGAGACATCTCCGTGGAGAGCGCCCTAGGGCGGGGCACCTGCTTCCGCGTGCGGCTGCCCACTCCGCCGGATGCCACCGGCAGCCGCCCCTCCTCGCCCAGCGGGCAAGCACATTCGACATGA
- a CDS encoding carboxypeptidase-like regulatory domain-containing protein → MPKTLRLILAVLLLALPALWWGLRTPPEAPAAPGPAQAAARPGSSPASRSPHTSGTSEAKEPEDDDLPSEDIDAELLEEELAGPGPCIELEVTALGAPVPNAKVGAVRLESEDLAYDLTPLPVGPEGRRQAWCKPGEYSLAALAPGFAVSRVKLTVKEGGAKPIARFELTSGHTLTGRVLDKDSEQPLAGAQLSLQLIGDDFSGIVPDVSVTSDARGLFRVDTLVAGTYLIEAKAPGHTETSLEVEVPGRQSVSIELEGTAQLEGQVVDGTGAPVPGAQVWATTSGRYSEGLAEPADAQGRFSLEVSEGTYLLAASATGLSGFHEGKVTVARGGLVDGLVIRLRLTGTLSGRAFVKSTQEPIQGAFLSLRHGESGWTHSVQLHQNGTFRAERLPPGLYFVSLSKEGFSDTRREDVRIESGQETPLELSLIREARLEGTVTDALGRPAEDASVLVVLEAGPEGRRRVHNGTPDESGHYQISGLSPGHYSVEAKIAWTGQPVTRELTLQEGETARADFVLLESLGIVEGTVRRASGGHPAYPVSIGAVSSEISDQTAEVDEQGHFTLKLQPGDYTFRASYTDAEDEGPERSVRVEAGKVARVSLTVPDMVAETSGIVLNARGEPVPEAEVGLDDGAELTSYTDTNGQGQFTLTTSLSSLGKRVSVSAERGAEQGSLKNVRVGSRNVVVRLEKAAALRGRIVTVRGAPVQGFELHVFQLKEDTSTDRLGDRPFVGDTFEWVDLPPGTLELQARTTDGRTGKVKVQLAAGQTSTAEVPVGILASVTGRLVNAAGAALMLQVSLDVGTPGEQRIYPAQDGRFEFLALEPGQHRMVIGTRQHILLELAEGEALDLGKLTPGTAPTPR, encoded by the coding sequence GTGCCCAAGACGCTGCGGCTCATTCTGGCGGTCCTCCTGCTGGCCCTCCCAGCGCTCTGGTGGGGCCTGCGCACACCGCCCGAAGCGCCCGCAGCCCCTGGCCCGGCCCAGGCCGCCGCCCGTCCAGGCTCCTCCCCTGCTTCACGTTCACCCCATACCTCGGGGACTTCAGAGGCGAAGGAGCCCGAAGACGATGATCTCCCCTCGGAGGACATCGACGCCGAGCTCCTGGAGGAGGAGCTCGCGGGCCCAGGCCCCTGCATCGAGCTGGAGGTGACAGCCCTCGGAGCGCCCGTCCCGAATGCGAAGGTGGGCGCGGTCCGGCTCGAGAGCGAGGACCTCGCTTACGACCTGACCCCCTTGCCCGTGGGCCCCGAGGGCCGCAGGCAAGCGTGGTGCAAGCCGGGAGAGTACAGCCTCGCGGCGCTCGCCCCAGGCTTCGCGGTCTCGAGGGTGAAGCTCACCGTGAAGGAGGGCGGAGCCAAGCCCATCGCCCGGTTCGAGCTGACCTCCGGCCACACCTTGACCGGGCGCGTCCTGGACAAGGACTCGGAGCAGCCGCTCGCGGGGGCGCAGCTGTCCCTCCAGCTGATAGGCGATGACTTCAGCGGCATCGTGCCGGACGTCTCCGTCACCAGCGACGCGCGAGGCCTCTTCCGGGTGGACACGCTCGTCGCGGGCACCTACCTGATCGAAGCCAAGGCCCCAGGTCATACAGAAACCTCGCTCGAGGTCGAAGTCCCCGGACGGCAGTCCGTGAGCATCGAGCTCGAGGGCACCGCCCAGCTCGAAGGCCAGGTGGTCGATGGCACGGGCGCACCCGTTCCAGGAGCGCAGGTCTGGGCCACCACCTCGGGCCGCTACTCCGAGGGCTTGGCGGAGCCAGCGGACGCGCAGGGGCGCTTCTCCCTCGAGGTCAGCGAGGGCACATACCTGCTTGCCGCGAGCGCCACGGGCTTGTCGGGCTTCCATGAGGGCAAGGTGACGGTGGCGCGCGGTGGGCTGGTGGATGGGCTCGTCATCCGCCTGCGTCTCACCGGCACCCTCTCGGGGCGGGCCTTCGTGAAGTCCACCCAGGAGCCCATCCAGGGAGCATTCCTCTCCCTTCGCCATGGGGAATCGGGGTGGACCCACAGTGTCCAGTTGCACCAGAACGGCACCTTCCGCGCGGAGCGCCTCCCGCCGGGCCTGTACTTCGTCTCGCTCTCCAAGGAGGGCTTCTCCGACACGCGGCGCGAGGACGTGCGCATCGAGTCCGGCCAGGAGACCCCGTTGGAGCTCTCGCTGATCCGCGAGGCCAGGCTGGAGGGAACGGTGACGGATGCCCTGGGCCGCCCCGCCGAGGATGCCAGCGTCCTCGTCGTGCTCGAGGCGGGCCCCGAGGGCCGGCGCCGGGTGCACAACGGAACCCCGGACGAGTCGGGCCACTACCAGATCTCAGGCCTGTCCCCGGGGCATTACTCTGTCGAGGCCAAGATCGCATGGACCGGCCAGCCCGTGACCCGCGAGCTCACGCTCCAGGAGGGTGAGACCGCTCGCGCCGACTTCGTCCTCCTGGAGTCCTTGGGCATCGTCGAGGGCACCGTGCGCCGGGCCAGCGGCGGGCATCCCGCCTACCCCGTGTCCATCGGGGCTGTCTCCTCCGAGATCAGCGACCAGACGGCCGAGGTGGATGAGCAAGGACACTTCACCCTGAAGCTGCAGCCGGGCGACTACACCTTCCGCGCGTCCTACACCGACGCGGAGGACGAGGGCCCCGAGCGCTCCGTCCGCGTCGAGGCCGGCAAGGTCGCCCGGGTGAGCCTCACCGTCCCAGACATGGTGGCGGAGACCTCGGGCATCGTCCTGAACGCGCGCGGAGAGCCCGTGCCCGAAGCGGAGGTGGGCCTGGACGATGGCGCCGAGCTGACCTCCTACACGGACACCAACGGCCAGGGGCAGTTCACGCTGACGACGTCCCTGAGCAGTCTGGGCAAGCGTGTCTCCGTGAGCGCCGAGCGGGGCGCCGAGCAGGGCTCGCTGAAGAACGTGCGCGTGGGCAGCCGAAACGTGGTGGTGCGGCTCGAGAAGGCCGCCGCCCTTCGAGGCCGGATCGTCACGGTGCGCGGCGCGCCGGTGCAGGGCTTCGAGCTGCATGTGTTCCAGCTCAAGGAGGACACCTCCACGGACCGGCTGGGTGATCGCCCCTTCGTGGGGGATACCTTCGAGTGGGTGGATCTGCCCCCGGGAACACTGGAGCTGCAGGCGCGCACCACCGATGGCCGCACCGGCAAGGTGAAGGTGCAACTGGCCGCCGGCCAAACCTCCACCGCCGAGGTGCCTGTGGGCATCCTGGCCAGCGTGACGGGCCGGCTTGTCAACGCCGCGGGAGCTGCCCTCATGCTGCAGGTGTCCCTGGATGTCGGCACACCGGGCGAGCAGCGCATCTACCCCGCTCAAGATGGCCGCTTCGAGTTCCTCGCACTCGAGCCGGGCCAGCACCGGATGGTCATCGGCACCAGGCAACACATCCTCTTGGAACTGGCCGAGGGAGAGGCGCTGGACCTCGGCAAGCTGACTCCCGGCACTGCGCCCACGCCTCGCTGA
- a CDS encoding DUF7218 family protein, which yields MASKKSSSSSSKSRSRSTSRSSSSSKGGAKTKNPRQYKALKRKGMPKARAAKIANAGKSASRKGGKRGGSRSSSKK from the coding sequence ATGGCCTCGAAGAAAAGCAGCAGCAGCAGCAGCAAGAGCCGCAGCCGGAGCACCAGCCGAAGCAGCAGCAGCAGCAAGGGTGGCGCCAAGACCAAGAACCCCCGCCAGTACAAGGCGCTCAAGCGCAAGGGCATGCCCAAGGCCCGCGCCGCGAAGATCGCCAACGCGGGCAAGTCCGCGAGCCGCAAGGGCGGCAAGCGCGGCGGCTCTCGCAGCTCCAGCAAGAAGTAA
- a CDS encoding DUF4097 family beta strand repeat-containing protein: MQRSWGWLFLLALAGVGCAHFEARNQFEQSFEQSGEGPLSRVEVDTSSGDVRIQGVPGARFQVTGRISVYASSPEKARELAEQIAREPPVEVSGQVLSLGRKKLPGDGMFQGVSIDYVVVVPPEVAASIDTSSGDVEVRGLQGPVKVDSSSGDVRLTQVGAAQVNSSSGEVVLEEVAGDIEVDSSSGDVQVRGSPSARARWDIDASSGDITLAVAPDASFHFEAHTSSGEVKTEVPIRVRGTVDSDSLEGKVGEGVTEAEVKVHASSGDIRLRHHGASGAQASQ; encoded by the coding sequence ATGCAGAGATCATGGGGCTGGCTGTTCCTGCTCGCGCTGGCGGGCGTGGGCTGCGCGCATTTCGAGGCTCGCAACCAGTTCGAGCAGTCGTTCGAGCAGAGTGGGGAGGGGCCCCTCTCGCGTGTCGAGGTGGATACCTCCTCGGGGGACGTCCGCATCCAGGGCGTGCCGGGGGCCCGGTTCCAGGTCACCGGACGCATCTCCGTGTACGCGAGCAGCCCGGAGAAGGCGCGGGAACTGGCGGAGCAGATCGCTCGCGAGCCTCCCGTGGAGGTCTCGGGGCAGGTGCTCTCCCTCGGGCGGAAGAAGCTGCCGGGGGATGGAATGTTCCAGGGCGTCAGCATCGACTATGTGGTGGTGGTGCCTCCCGAGGTCGCCGCGTCCATCGACACCTCGTCGGGTGACGTCGAGGTCCGAGGGCTGCAAGGCCCGGTGAAGGTGGACAGTTCCTCGGGGGACGTGAGGCTGACGCAGGTGGGGGCGGCCCAGGTCAACAGCTCCTCGGGAGAGGTGGTGCTGGAGGAGGTTGCGGGAGATATCGAGGTCGACAGCTCCAGCGGGGATGTGCAGGTTCGAGGGTCCCCGAGCGCTCGGGCCCGCTGGGACATTGATGCCAGCTCGGGGGACATCACCCTGGCGGTGGCTCCGGATGCGTCCTTCCACTTCGAGGCCCACACGTCTTCGGGAGAGGTGAAGACGGAGGTGCCCATCCGGGTTCGAGGGACTGTGGATTCCGACTCGCTGGAGGGGAAGGTCGGGGAGGGCGTGACAGAGGCCGAGGTGAAGGTCCACGCGTCCAGCGGGGATATCCGGCTTCGGCATCACGGGGCGTCCGGCGCGCAGGCTTCCCAGTGA